Proteins encoded by one window of Deinococcus radiodurans R1 = ATCC 13939 = DSM 20539:
- the scpB gene encoding SMC-Scp complex subunit ScpB yields the protein MSVDTEQPARPQALIGAALLAAGRPVRLRELAGVLGLGEDATLRAVQAFAAALEAAGLGITLEAVAGGYRLIVPPGLAGHLAPLLAPAPLPSLSNAALEVLAIIAYRQPVTRAEIEAMRGASAGTVLTLQERELVKVVGRSDAVGQPLLYGTTEKFLLEFGLGSLQDLPPLQGADFSHLLRS from the coding sequence TTGAGTGTCGATACGGAGCAACCAGCCCGGCCTCAGGCGCTCATCGGGGCCGCGTTGCTGGCGGCGGGGCGGCCCGTGCGGCTGCGTGAACTCGCGGGCGTGCTGGGCCTCGGTGAGGACGCCACCCTGCGGGCGGTGCAGGCGTTCGCGGCGGCGCTGGAAGCTGCGGGGCTGGGCATCACCCTGGAAGCCGTAGCAGGCGGCTACCGCTTGATCGTGCCGCCGGGCCTCGCCGGGCACCTCGCACCGCTGCTGGCCCCGGCGCCGCTGCCGAGCCTCAGCAACGCCGCGCTCGAAGTGCTGGCGATCATCGCCTATCGCCAGCCGGTCACGCGGGCTGAAATCGAAGCGATGCGCGGGGCGAGCGCGGGCACGGTGCTCACCTTGCAGGAGCGCGAACTCGTCAAGGTGGTGGGCCGCAGCGACGCCGTGGGTCAGCCGCTGCTCTACGGCACCACCGAGAAGTTTCTGCTCGAATTCGGCCTGGGGAGCTTGCAGGACCTCCCGCCACTGCAAGGCGCCGATTTCTCGCATCTGCTGCGGAGTTGA
- a CDS encoding DUF4388 domain-containing protein encodes MTLSNLADFDALQLLLLLAQGKRTGVLRVQRPDALFRCWLEEGRVRRVSLQHLRGGLSDRDLEGA; translated from the coding sequence ATGACCCTGAGTAACCTCGCTGATTTCGATGCCCTGCAACTGCTGCTGCTGCTGGCCCAGGGCAAACGCACCGGGGTTCTGCGGGTGCAGCGGCCCGATGCGCTGTTCCGCTGCTGGCTCGAAGAAGGCCGGGTGCGGCGGGTGTCACTTCAGCATTTGCGCGGCGGTCTGAGTGACCGTGACCTGGAAGGCGCGTGA